One window from the genome of Leucobacter aridicollis encodes:
- a CDS encoding SDR family NAD(P)-dependent oxidoreductase produces the protein MRDLDGKIALIIGAGTVGDEIGNGRATALLMARHGAHVVCVDRDESLARRTAEMIVDAGGAAESFGVDATDEAAVAGLVGSVIRAHGRIDVLDNNVGISLLGGVTEASADDWDRVLAVNLKTAVNAMKYVIPHMVGQGSGAVVNISSIAALRWGGTAYATYYTSKAALTHLSRTTALEFAAAGVRVNTVSPGLIKTPMVANTAGLASAYGAESVEKMWAERDKQVPLGHMGDPWDVAEAALFLASPRAKFITGADLVVDGGMTVRAA, from the coding sequence ATGCGAGACCTTGACGGAAAGATCGCGCTCATCATCGGCGCCGGAACGGTCGGCGACGAGATCGGCAACGGCCGCGCGACCGCGCTCCTGATGGCGAGGCATGGCGCGCATGTTGTGTGTGTCGACCGCGACGAAAGCCTAGCGCGTCGCACCGCCGAGATGATCGTCGACGCGGGCGGTGCCGCGGAGAGCTTCGGAGTCGACGCGACCGACGAGGCTGCTGTCGCGGGCCTCGTCGGTTCGGTGATTCGCGCACACGGGCGAATCGATGTGCTCGATAACAACGTTGGGATCAGTCTCCTCGGCGGGGTCACCGAGGCGTCAGCCGACGACTGGGATCGCGTGCTTGCCGTGAACCTCAAGACCGCAGTGAACGCGATGAAGTACGTCATCCCGCACATGGTTGGCCAGGGGTCGGGGGCTGTCGTGAATATTTCCTCGATCGCCGCGCTTCGGTGGGGCGGGACTGCGTACGCGACCTACTACACGTCGAAGGCCGCGCTCACCCATTTGAGCCGGACGACGGCCCTTGAGTTCGCCGCAGCGGGCGTTCGCGTGAACACTGTCTCCCCGGGGCTCATCAAGACGCCGATGGTCGCGAACACCGCTGGCCTCGCGAGCGCCTACGGCGCCGAGAGCGTCGAGAAGATGTGGGCCGAGCGCGACAAACAGGTTCCCCTCGGCCACATGGGAGATCCGTGGGACGTCGCGGAGGCTGCGCTCTTCCTCGCGAGTCCGCGAGCGAAGTTCATTACCGGGGCCGACCTGGTTGTCGATGGCGGAATGACAGTGCGCGCGGCCTAG
- a CDS encoding thiolase family protein, which produces MKLAPVWIAGAGMTPFGIHRDLTVKNLTAMAVREALADASATTADVEAVFFANTTQSPLEGQHMVPGQIALRELGIQGVPVVNVENACASGASAFHLAVAYVRSGAADIALAVGAEKMNVEDRALAMSVFDGAYDVSAPDELARVLRELGGVADPASGPSSSFMDIYAAMARNHMDTFGTTQRQLAVIAEKNHRHSVENHRAHYRKPMNADEVLAARALAFPLTVPMCAPITDGAAAVLVCSERGMARLRSTAGVRVLASALATGSDRDFTTFEGHVSGAAARRAYEQAGLGPDDVDVAEVHDATAFGELLQLEVLGFFPPGEAAAAGERGATSIGGALPVNPSGGLVSKGHPLAATGLGQIFELAEQLRGRAGSRQVSGARIALAENGGGFHRGEEAVASVIMLGAQ; this is translated from the coding sequence ATGAAGCTTGCCCCGGTGTGGATCGCTGGCGCGGGGATGACCCCGTTCGGAATCCACCGCGATCTGACAGTCAAGAACCTCACGGCGATGGCGGTGCGCGAGGCGCTCGCCGATGCATCGGCGACGACGGCGGACGTCGAGGCTGTGTTCTTCGCGAACACGACGCAGTCGCCGCTGGAGGGGCAGCACATGGTACCGGGGCAGATCGCCTTGCGAGAGCTTGGAATTCAGGGTGTGCCCGTCGTGAACGTCGAGAACGCGTGCGCAAGCGGAGCCTCGGCATTCCATCTTGCGGTGGCGTATGTGCGCTCGGGGGCCGCCGACATCGCCCTCGCCGTCGGAGCTGAAAAGATGAATGTTGAGGATCGGGCGCTCGCGATGTCGGTGTTCGACGGTGCATACGATGTGAGCGCACCGGATGAGCTCGCGCGCGTGCTCCGAGAGCTTGGCGGAGTGGCGGACCCGGCATCCGGCCCGAGCTCGAGCTTTATGGACATCTACGCGGCGATGGCGCGAAACCACATGGACACGTTCGGCACCACGCAGCGGCAGCTCGCGGTGATTGCTGAAAAGAACCACCGCCACTCGGTAGAGAACCACCGGGCGCACTACCGCAAGCCTATGAACGCCGACGAGGTACTAGCGGCACGGGCACTCGCATTCCCGCTGACGGTGCCGATGTGCGCACCAATTACCGACGGCGCCGCCGCCGTGCTCGTCTGCTCGGAGCGCGGCATGGCTCGCCTCCGGAGCACCGCCGGGGTGCGCGTGCTTGCATCGGCGCTCGCGACCGGCAGCGACCGCGACTTCACGACGTTCGAGGGTCACGTGAGCGGAGCGGCAGCCCGCCGCGCATACGAGCAAGCCGGGCTCGGCCCCGACGATGTTGACGTCGCAGAGGTGCACGACGCGACGGCGTTTGGGGAGCTCCTGCAGCTCGAAGTACTTGGATTCTTCCCGCCGGGGGAGGCGGCTGCTGCCGGTGAGCGCGGCGCGACGAGTATCGGCGGCGCGCTTCCCGTGAACCCTTCGGGCGGTCTCGTCTCGAAGGGCCATCCGCTCGCCGCGACCGGTCTCGGGCAAATCTTCGAACTCGCGGAGCAGCTCAGGGGTCGCGCGGGATCGCGTCAGGTGTCGGGCGCACGCATCGCGCTCGCCGAGAACGGCGGCGGGTTCCACCGCGGCGAAGAAGCAGTGGCCTCTGTCATCATGTTGGGAGCACAGTAA
- the ispD gene encoding 2-C-methyl-D-erythritol 4-phosphate cytidylyltransferase codes for MTGARDNQTNSRDPHEVSRIGVVLVAAGRGERLGAGKPKAFVELGGRTLVEHCISTVTSLPAGGHLVIVVPEQLADETLREVAGATAPGGNWEISVTPGGRERHESVKFGVDALPEYVDVALVHDAARPLTPATLFERVAAEVRRTGNAVIPALPVVDTLKRVGDDSIVHETVDRAPLVAVQTPQGFPRELLAAAHDRLGTGSLGGAASQPTDDAEVVQRAGGTVRTVPGEALAHKLTSPGDLTLLEALLAATNRDAR; via the coding sequence ATGACAGGTGCCCGAGACAATCAAACGAATTCGCGCGATCCGCACGAGGTGTCCCGGATCGGCGTCGTGCTCGTCGCGGCCGGGCGCGGCGAGCGCCTCGGCGCCGGAAAGCCGAAGGCATTCGTCGAGCTCGGGGGTCGCACCCTCGTCGAGCACTGCATCAGCACGGTGACCTCGCTCCCCGCGGGCGGCCACCTGGTGATCGTTGTCCCCGAGCAGCTCGCTGACGAGACGCTCAGGGAAGTCGCTGGGGCAACCGCGCCTGGCGGAAACTGGGAGATCTCGGTCACCCCCGGTGGGCGCGAGCGACACGAGTCAGTGAAGTTCGGCGTCGACGCACTCCCCGAGTACGTCGATGTTGCGCTCGTGCATGATGCAGCCCGGCCGCTCACCCCTGCCACGCTCTTCGAGCGAGTGGCTGCGGAGGTCAGGCGGACCGGTAACGCCGTGATCCCGGCGCTACCCGTCGTCGACACCCTGAAACGCGTTGGGGACGATTCGATCGTCCATGAAACAGTTGACAGGGCGCCGCTCGTGGCGGTGCAAACGCCGCAGGGTTTCCCGCGGGAGCTTCTCGCCGCCGCACACGACAGGCTCGGCACCGGTTCCCTGGGAGGCGCAGCCAGCCAGCCGACAGACGACGCCGAGGTCGTGCAGCGCGCAGGCGGAACTGTCCGCACGGTGCCTGGCGAAGCCCTCGCACACAAACTCACTTCACCTGGCGACCTCACCCTGCTTGAGGCGCTGCTCGCTGCCACGAATAGGGACGCACGATGA
- a CDS encoding PucR family transcriptional regulator, which yields MPRPDHREPTAATAAERLDEILEELSRDDSIAETVIQRGRSQFPAYASVPIADLIEAVHRNRALAIQTLRSGVSPPPEQIWEAALSTSERLAQGLSITDIMGGFRESLRVIQNRVIELTGERGLDPRVALRASTLLWDLGDTFSARISLAYREIQIADEVARKQELEQFVRRLLTGDLTDAEHRAAGSRFAGSGPVRAIVTAPLPVPLPAPLPDTLLLDQGRAIGYVAVGETLPATISYSEGSPGEWQMLPESYRLAQQLQATAELLGRSGRSTLADLSWRIGVPASPALNEFLRRSYIDPVLAEGEFGALILDSIGAFIEHGLRVDAAAKSLPVHPNTLRYRMQKFEELTESSLGDFDTLVEVAWALAVAGGSKGQHAD from the coding sequence ATGCCAAGGCCAGACCACCGCGAGCCCACAGCGGCCACCGCCGCTGAGCGACTCGACGAGATCCTCGAGGAGCTCTCACGAGACGACTCAATCGCGGAGACCGTGATCCAACGAGGCAGGTCTCAGTTTCCCGCGTATGCCAGCGTGCCAATAGCAGACCTCATCGAGGCCGTTCACCGAAACCGGGCGCTCGCAATCCAGACGCTCCGATCAGGCGTCAGCCCGCCGCCCGAGCAAATCTGGGAAGCTGCACTCTCAACAAGCGAACGGCTGGCCCAGGGGCTGTCGATCACCGACATCATGGGCGGGTTCCGCGAGTCGCTGCGGGTGATCCAGAACCGCGTCATTGAGCTGACCGGGGAGCGAGGGCTCGACCCCCGGGTCGCGCTGCGCGCGTCGACACTCCTGTGGGATCTTGGCGACACCTTCTCGGCGCGAATCTCGCTCGCGTACCGAGAAATCCAGATCGCCGACGAAGTCGCGCGAAAGCAGGAGCTCGAGCAGTTCGTTCGGCGTCTGCTCACTGGAGACCTCACCGACGCCGAGCACCGGGCCGCGGGCTCCCGTTTCGCGGGGTCCGGACCCGTACGCGCGATCGTGACGGCACCGCTCCCCGTGCCGCTGCCAGCACCGTTGCCTGACACACTCCTCTTGGACCAGGGCCGAGCCATCGGCTACGTCGCGGTCGGGGAGACTCTTCCCGCAACAATCAGCTACTCCGAAGGCTCACCTGGCGAATGGCAGATGCTTCCCGAGTCGTACAGGCTCGCCCAACAGCTGCAGGCAACGGCCGAGCTCTTGGGCCGGTCGGGGCGGAGCACTCTCGCCGACTTGAGTTGGCGTATTGGCGTGCCAGCGTCGCCCGCCCTCAACGAGTTCTTGCGGCGCAGCTACATCGATCCTGTGCTTGCAGAAGGTGAGTTCGGGGCACTGATCCTCGATTCAATTGGCGCTTTCATCGAGCACGGCTTACGCGTCGATGCAGCCGCGAAGAGTCTCCCTGTACACCCCAACACGCTGCGCTATCGGATGCAAAAGTTCGAGGAGCTGACGGAGTCCTCACTCGGAGACTTCGACACTCTCGTCGAGGTCGCATGGGCCTTGGCTGTCGCTGGCGGATCGAAGGGTCAGCACGCGGACTGA
- the ispF gene encoding 2-C-methyl-D-erythritol 2,4-cyclodiphosphate synthase, translating into MTALPDIRVGSGFDVHAYDESAPLHLAGLLWPGEPGLSGHSDGDAVCHAIVDALLSAAGLGDIGGLVGVDEPATEGAASTGFVRLALAKLAADGFRPVNVTVQVVGNRPKFSPRRDEAQRVMSELVGAPVSLSATTTDKLGFTGRGEGLAAIATALIARAV; encoded by the coding sequence ATGACGGCACTTCCAGACATTCGCGTGGGATCGGGCTTCGACGTCCACGCCTACGACGAGTCGGCCCCACTTCACCTCGCCGGCCTCCTGTGGCCCGGCGAGCCAGGCCTCTCGGGTCACAGCGATGGCGACGCAGTCTGCCACGCGATAGTCGACGCACTGCTCAGCGCGGCTGGGCTCGGAGACATCGGCGGCCTCGTCGGAGTTGACGAGCCCGCGACCGAGGGAGCTGCGAGCACCGGGTTTGTGAGGCTCGCGCTGGCGAAGCTCGCGGCCGACGGCTTTCGGCCGGTGAACGTCACGGTGCAGGTGGTTGGCAACCGGCCAAAGTTCTCGCCTCGCAGGGACGAGGCCCAGCGCGTCATGTCAGAGCTTGTTGGCGCTCCGGTATCGCTCAGCGCCACGACTACTGACAAGCTCGGCTTCACTGGCCGTGGCGAGGGCCTCGCCGCGATCGCCACCGCGCTCATCGCGCGGGCGGTCTGA
- the tatA gene encoding twin-arginine translocase TatA/TatE family subunit has product MIGNMGGPTLIVIVFIVLLLFGAPKLPALAKSLGQSMKILKKEVRSDDDSTTKTDDAPKGDDSDAPKKSE; this is encoded by the coding sequence ATGATCGGCAACATGGGTGGTCCCACCCTCATCGTCATTGTTTTCATTGTGCTGCTGTTGTTCGGTGCGCCGAAGCTGCCGGCGCTCGCGAAGAGCCTCGGCCAGTCAATGAAGATCCTGAAGAAGGAAGTTCGCTCGGACGACGATTCGACGACGAAGACTGACGACGCCCCCAAGGGTGATGACAGCGACGCCCCGAAGAAGAGCGAGTAG
- a CDS encoding class I adenylate-forming enzyme family protein, translated as MVTAVSFFDRGWRINPDKPAYVSADESWTFDEARRMSNQIARSLAELGIAQGGKVGVLSPNAPLAWLCVLAAWRIGAVWVPLNPDHPTDETAQLLTRFGVDVLVYHPELDEHVAQIRGEAPGVKHLVSLGPAGGDPGDVDLTAWARSFPDTAPAFDVSADDVAVIAPTGGTTGLPKGVMNTHRNVSVMVAHQMLAMQYGQHDAQVNLAAAPMTHSAGFSSLQASARGGTTVIIPRASTDAVLDAIETYGVTELFLPPTVIYRVLDRLEDEQRDLSSLRYLLYGAAPMSTEKLRRGLELLGPVFLEVYGQMEAVAAISFKLPQDHLTETGEIANAERLASCGRPGPLIEVTVRDPLTFVELPAGATGEICVRGDLVMKGYYEDPEKTAETIVDGWLRTGDLGHLDAEGYLFITDRSKDLIISGGFNVYPSEVEQVLWGHPAVLDCAVIGVPHPDWGEQVTAVVELQPGGGASEAELRAHCRELLGGVRTPKRVYFTELPRSTNGKVLKKELRGGGEWIADALLGSSNAESRSTRQNGDAHARP; from the coding sequence ATGGTCACCGCAGTTTCGTTCTTTGACCGCGGCTGGCGGATCAACCCAGACAAGCCTGCCTACGTCTCCGCAGATGAGTCGTGGACGTTTGACGAGGCGCGGCGCATGTCGAATCAGATCGCCCGCAGTCTCGCCGAGCTCGGCATTGCGCAGGGCGGCAAGGTCGGGGTGCTTTCCCCGAACGCGCCCCTAGCCTGGCTCTGCGTGCTCGCCGCTTGGCGCATCGGCGCCGTGTGGGTACCGCTGAACCCCGATCACCCAACTGACGAGACCGCGCAGCTGCTGACGCGTTTCGGGGTCGACGTGCTCGTCTACCACCCAGAGCTCGACGAGCACGTGGCGCAGATTCGCGGGGAGGCGCCTGGCGTCAAGCATCTGGTGTCGCTCGGGCCAGCCGGCGGCGACCCCGGCGACGTCGACCTCACTGCCTGGGCGAGGAGTTTCCCGGACACCGCGCCCGCCTTCGACGTCAGCGCCGACGACGTCGCGGTCATCGCACCGACTGGCGGCACGACGGGCCTGCCGAAGGGCGTCATGAACACGCACCGCAACGTGTCCGTGATGGTCGCGCATCAGATGCTCGCGATGCAGTACGGGCAGCACGACGCCCAGGTGAACCTCGCCGCGGCGCCGATGACGCACTCCGCAGGCTTCTCATCGCTGCAGGCATCGGCGCGCGGCGGGACGACCGTCATTATCCCGCGAGCGTCGACCGATGCCGTGCTCGACGCGATCGAGACGTACGGCGTCACCGAGCTCTTCCTGCCGCCGACGGTCATCTACCGGGTGCTCGACCGCCTCGAAGACGAGCAACGAGACCTCTCATCCCTCCGCTACCTGCTCTACGGCGCTGCTCCGATGTCGACGGAGAAACTGCGGCGTGGACTCGAACTGCTTGGACCCGTGTTCCTCGAGGTCTACGGGCAGATGGAGGCAGTCGCCGCGATCAGCTTCAAGCTCCCGCAGGATCACCTCACGGAGACAGGAGAGATCGCAAACGCCGAGCGCCTCGCGTCGTGCGGCCGCCCTGGCCCGCTGATCGAGGTCACCGTCCGAGACCCGCTCACGTTCGTGGAACTGCCCGCGGGAGCGACGGGCGAGATTTGCGTGCGCGGTGATCTCGTCATGAAGGGCTACTACGAGGACCCGGAGAAAACCGCCGAGACGATCGTCGACGGTTGGCTTCGCACTGGCGACCTGGGACATCTCGATGCCGAGGGCTACCTGTTCATCACCGACAGGTCGAAAGACCTCATTATCTCTGGCGGCTTCAATGTGTACCCGAGCGAGGTCGAACAGGTGCTGTGGGGCCACCCGGCTGTGCTCGATTGCGCAGTGATCGGGGTGCCGCACCCCGACTGGGGCGAGCAGGTCACTGCCGTCGTCGAGCTGCAGCCGGGAGGGGGCGCGTCTGAGGCCGAGCTTCGCGCCCACTGCCGAGAGCTGCTCGGCGGGGTGCGCACTCCGAAGCGGGTGTACTTCACTGAGCTGCCGCGGAGCACGAACGGCAAAGTGCTGAAGAAGGAACTACGCGGCGGGGGCGAATGGATCGCGGATGCCCTGCTGGGGTCCTCGAACGCCGAGAGCCGCAGCACGCGGCAGAACGGAGACGCACATGCGAGACCTTGA
- the purF gene encoding amidophosphoribosyltransferase: MCGIVGIVSSEPVNQQIYDSLLLLQHRGQDSTGIATLEGDFFHMSKMKGQVREAYRTRDMRQLMGNVGLGHVRYATKGDAAREEEAQPFYVGAPYGIILVHNGNLTNTRELTAELYNVDRRHLNTHSDTELLLNVLANELQSSIKGLSLDAEQVFQAVTRLHERVEGSYAAIALVAGYGLVAFRDPKGIRPLVLGHRTSESGTDEWVVASESLVLESGGYEIVRDVEPGEAILIRGDGTMMSQQCAPNTSLVPCAFEYIYLARPDSVLSGISVYDARLRMGDVLAERIREELPGVNIDVVMPIPDSGRPAAMQLARNLGIEYREGFFKNRYVGRTFIMPGQAVRKRSVRQKLNAMHIEFKGKDVLLVDDSIVRGTTSREIVEMARAAGARSVIFASAAPPVLFPHVYGINMPSRDELIAHGRTPAEIAAELGADHLIYQTVEGMNRAILAGQDTVTKLEESCFTGEYIAGNIDEEYLAWVEATQTS; the protein is encoded by the coding sequence ATGTGCGGCATCGTCGGTATCGTCTCGTCCGAACCCGTCAACCAGCAAATCTATGACAGCCTGTTGCTTCTGCAGCACCGCGGCCAAGACTCGACAGGCATCGCCACCCTCGAGGGTGACTTCTTCCACATGTCGAAGATGAAGGGCCAGGTTCGCGAGGCGTACCGCACCCGCGACATGCGCCAGCTCATGGGCAACGTGGGCCTCGGGCACGTGCGCTACGCAACGAAGGGCGACGCCGCCCGCGAAGAAGAAGCGCAGCCGTTCTACGTCGGGGCGCCCTACGGCATCATCCTCGTCCACAACGGCAACCTCACGAACACCCGTGAGCTCACCGCTGAGCTCTACAACGTGGATCGTCGCCATCTGAACACCCACTCTGATACCGAACTCCTGCTCAACGTGCTCGCGAACGAGCTCCAGTCGAGCATCAAGGGGCTCTCGCTCGACGCCGAACAGGTCTTCCAGGCCGTGACGCGGCTCCACGAACGCGTCGAGGGCTCCTACGCAGCGATCGCGCTCGTCGCGGGCTACGGCCTCGTCGCCTTCCGCGACCCGAAGGGGATCCGCCCCCTCGTCCTCGGGCACCGCACTTCTGAAAGCGGCACCGACGAGTGGGTCGTCGCGTCAGAGTCGCTCGTGCTTGAGTCCGGCGGCTACGAGATCGTACGAGACGTCGAGCCTGGCGAAGCGATCCTGATCCGCGGCGACGGCACCATGATGTCGCAGCAGTGTGCCCCAAACACAAGCCTCGTGCCGTGCGCGTTCGAGTACATCTACCTCGCGCGCCCCGACTCGGTGCTCAGCGGCATCTCGGTGTACGACGCGCGACTGCGCATGGGCGACGTGCTCGCCGAGCGGATCCGCGAGGAGCTGCCTGGCGTCAACATCGACGTCGTCATGCCGATCCCTGATTCAGGCCGCCCTGCTGCGATGCAGCTCGCCCGCAACCTCGGAATCGAATACCGCGAGGGGTTCTTCAAGAACCGCTACGTTGGCCGCACCTTCATCATGCCCGGCCAGGCGGTGCGCAAGCGCAGCGTGCGCCAGAAGCTGAACGCGATGCACATCGAGTTCAAGGGTAAAGACGTGCTGCTCGTTGACGACTCGATCGTACGCGGCACGACGTCGCGTGAGATCGTCGAGATGGCTCGCGCAGCCGGTGCCCGCTCCGTGATCTTCGCGTCGGCAGCGCCCCCTGTGCTCTTCCCGCACGTGTACGGCATCAACATGCCATCGCGCGACGAGCTCATCGCGCACGGCCGGACGCCAGCCGAGATCGCAGCCGAGCTCGGTGCCGATCACCTCATCTACCAGACTGTCGAAGGCATGAACCGCGCGATTCTCGCGGGCCAGGACACTGTCACCAAGCTCGAGGAGAGCTGCTTCACCGGCGAATACATCGCGGGGAACATCGACGAGGAATACCTCGCCTGGGTAGAGGCAACGCAGACGAGCTAG
- a CDS encoding MFS transporter: protein MAAHTDSLVPSEGKYTDPLPQPRPLNGPKQLLAASVGNAVEWFDWYIYSILAIYFSTQFFPAEAESSLVPLLGTMAVFAVGFFARPLGGLLIGYLADRFGRKRILVLTVLGMGIGSLMIAFAPTYAQIGVFAPIILVVARLVQGLSAGGEYAASSAFLVESAPAGRRGFYSSFFYISATAANLLAIGIAALLTNLLTAEDMVSWGWRVPFIIGAVAALIALWVRSHAEETLREDQVAASAHTCGNTERVRVFSFLKHHPKSVFFVFGMTASSAIVFYIWTGFLPTYANIAVGFDVKQGLTASLISLTWFLLLQPVMGALSDRFGRKPLLIAFGVFFTVATVPLLGALDDSFASFLAVQLLGVTFIAAATSIVQAVFSELFPRKLRSAGIGFPYAVSVALFGGTAPYVATWMASQGNISGFAWYISGISLVSLIIMCFVPETFKKELN from the coding sequence TTGGCCGCACACACAGACTCATTGGTGCCTAGCGAGGGCAAATACACCGATCCGCTTCCGCAGCCCAGGCCGCTCAACGGCCCGAAACAACTCCTCGCTGCGTCCGTTGGGAACGCCGTAGAGTGGTTTGACTGGTACATCTACTCGATTTTGGCGATCTACTTCTCGACACAGTTCTTCCCCGCCGAAGCCGAGAGCAGTTTGGTGCCGCTCCTCGGAACGATGGCAGTTTTCGCAGTCGGCTTCTTCGCCAGGCCACTTGGCGGGTTGCTCATTGGCTACCTCGCTGACAGGTTCGGACGCAAACGGATTCTTGTGCTCACTGTGCTCGGCATGGGTATCGGCTCGCTCATGATCGCGTTCGCCCCGACCTACGCCCAAATCGGCGTGTTTGCGCCCATCATTCTTGTGGTGGCTCGCCTTGTGCAAGGGCTTTCAGCAGGCGGCGAGTACGCCGCAAGCTCGGCGTTCCTTGTCGAATCCGCGCCGGCAGGGAGGCGCGGGTTCTACTCGAGCTTCTTCTACATCAGTGCGACGGCTGCGAACCTGCTCGCGATCGGTATCGCCGCGCTCCTCACCAATCTGCTGACCGCTGAAGACATGGTGTCCTGGGGCTGGCGCGTGCCATTTATCATCGGCGCAGTCGCGGCATTGATCGCACTGTGGGTGAGGTCGCATGCGGAAGAGACGCTCCGCGAGGATCAGGTCGCCGCGTCGGCTCACACGTGTGGCAATACTGAGCGGGTGAGGGTGTTCTCGTTCTTGAAGCACCACCCAAAGAGCGTGTTCTTTGTGTTCGGAATGACGGCATCGTCGGCGATCGTCTTCTACATTTGGACGGGCTTTCTCCCGACCTACGCGAATATCGCGGTTGGCTTCGACGTGAAGCAGGGCCTGACCGCGAGCCTCATCTCGCTCACCTGGTTCCTGCTGTTGCAGCCTGTCATGGGCGCACTGTCTGACCGCTTTGGTCGTAAACCTCTCCTTATCGCGTTTGGTGTGTTCTTCACCGTTGCTACGGTGCCGTTGCTCGGCGCACTTGACGATTCCTTCGCAAGCTTCCTGGCTGTGCAGCTTCTTGGCGTGACATTCATCGCTGCCGCAACCTCGATCGTTCAAGCGGTCTTCAGCGAGCTCTTCCCGCGCAAACTGCGCTCTGCCGGAATCGGATTCCCATACGCGGTCTCAGTCGCGCTCTTCGGAGGCACCGCGCCGTACGTGGCGACATGGATGGCATCGCAGGGGAACATCAGCGGCTTCGCCTGGTACATCTCCGGCATCAGTCTGGTCTCGCTCATCATCATGTGCTTCGTCCCCGAAACCTTCAAGAAGGAGCTCAACTAA
- the tatA gene encoding twin-arginine translocase TatA/TatE family subunit: MIQGLSGPHLIVIVFIIVLLFGAPKLPALAKSLGQSARILKREVSSDDPVDGEGQTSEPTKPSGTTGAN; the protein is encoded by the coding sequence ATGATTCAGGGACTGAGCGGACCGCACCTCATTGTTATCGTCTTCATCATCGTGCTGCTGTTCGGCGCACCGAAGCTGCCTGCGCTCGCGAAGAGCCTCGGTCAGTCGGCGAGGATCCTGAAGCGCGAGGTCTCGAGTGACGACCCTGTTGACGGTGAGGGTCAGACCTCCGAGCCCACGAAGCCGAGCGGTACCACCGGAGCAAACTAG
- the purM gene encoding phosphoribosylformylglycinamidine cyclo-ligase: protein MSENSSIYAQSGVDTAAGDLAVELMKSAVQRTHGPEVLGGVGGFAGMFDASALTGYKRPLLASSTDGVGTKVAIAQAIDKHDTIGQDLVAMVVDDIVVVGAKPLFMTDYIACGKVVPERIADIVRGIAEACEATGTALVGGETAEHPGLLGPDDYDVAGAATGVVEADRMLHPGLVQDGDVVIAMAASGLHSNGFSLVRHILTDKGIGYEQHSAELGASYGEALLTPTALYTAPLLRVLEDPSTQGAVHSLSHVTGGGIAANLARVLPVGSWVEVDRSSWSPLPVFRHLADLGGHTLESLEGAWNLGVGMFAVVAADKAPHVATALTAEGLDPWIVGTVSTAARDFTGFEQGAKGVDGGAVRLVGSYRAA, encoded by the coding sequence GTGAGCGAAAACTCGTCGATCTATGCCCAGTCCGGTGTTGACACTGCCGCCGGAGACCTCGCTGTCGAACTCATGAAGTCGGCGGTTCAGCGCACCCACGGTCCGGAGGTGCTTGGAGGGGTTGGCGGCTTCGCCGGCATGTTCGACGCCTCGGCCCTGACCGGCTACAAGCGCCCGCTGCTTGCGTCGTCGACGGACGGCGTTGGAACGAAGGTCGCGATCGCTCAGGCGATCGACAAGCACGACACCATCGGTCAGGATCTTGTCGCGATGGTCGTCGACGACATCGTCGTTGTCGGCGCGAAGCCGCTCTTCATGACCGACTACATCGCCTGCGGCAAGGTCGTCCCCGAGCGGATTGCCGACATCGTTCGCGGCATCGCCGAGGCGTGCGAGGCGACTGGCACCGCCCTCGTCGGCGGCGAAACTGCTGAGCACCCGGGCCTGCTTGGCCCCGACGACTATGACGTTGCGGGCGCCGCGACGGGCGTTGTCGAGGCTGACCGCATGCTGCACCCCGGTCTCGTGCAGGACGGTGACGTCGTCATTGCGATGGCCGCGTCGGGGCTGCACTCGAACGGCTTCTCGCTCGTGCGCCACATTCTTACTGACAAAGGGATCGGGTACGAGCAGCACTCGGCCGAGCTAGGCGCGAGCTACGGCGAGGCGCTCCTGACTCCGACGGCGCTCTACACCGCGCCGCTGCTTCGCGTACTCGAGGATCCGTCGACGCAGGGCGCGGTTCACTCGCTTAGCCACGTGACAGGCGGCGGTATCGCTGCAAACCTCGCACGCGTGTTGCCTGTTGGTTCGTGGGTTGAGGTCGACCGCTCGAGCTGGTCGCCCCTGCCCGTCTTTAGGCACCTCGCTGACCTCGGCGGTCACACGCTCGAATCGCTTGAGGGGGCATGGAACCTCGGCGTTGGCATGTTCGCAGTCGTCGCCGCGGACAAGGCGCCGCACGTCGCAACAGCCCTCACCGCTGAGGGGCTCGATCCCTGGATTGTTGGCACGGTCTCGACTGCTGCTCGCGATTTCACTGGTTTTGAGCAGGGCGCCAAGGGCGTCGACGGTGGCGCCGTTCGTCTCGTCGGCTCATACAGGGCTGCGTAG